From Blattabacterium cuenoti:
CGTATTTATTTAATATTTAATGGAACAATCATAAAATGTGGAGACACTACAGAAATTATGCAAGATTCTGTAGTAAGAAAAATTTATTTAGGAAGTAGAATCATAAATTTTAAAAAAAAATGAACCACCGATTTCATGGTCCGGAAGTAGGATTATTTCTAAATGGAGAAATCCCTCCTTTTTCAGGAAAAAAGTTTCCTTCTTATAAAAAAATATTTGCAGCGGATGGAGCTTTTTATTATTTAAATGCGTTTGGAATTTCAGTAGATTATATAATTGGAGATTTTGATTCTATTTCAAAAAAAGATATTCCTACTATAGAAACTCATTTATTGAATACTTATGATCAAAAATATACTGATTTTGATAAGGCTTTAAATATTATTTATCATAAAGGATTTTTTAATATAAATGTTTGGGGAGCAAGTGGAATGGAACAAGATCATTTTTTAGGAAATTTATCTACAGCTTTAAAATATAAAAAAAAGTTATCTATTATATTTCATGATAAATATCATTGCTATTTTTTTTCTGATAAAAAAATTTCTTTTCATCAGAAAAAAAATAAAAAAGTGTCTTTATTTCCATTTCCTAAAGTAGAAGGATTATCCACTTGTGGACTAAAATATTCTATAGAAAAAGGATCATTAAAAATAGGAAAAAATATAGGTATTAGAAATGAAGCCTTTAATCAAAAAATAGAAATCAATTACAAAAAAGGAGAATTATTAATATTTATAGAGAAATAAAATTTAACTAAAAAATTAATTATTAAAATTTTTAAGTTTATTGATCATATTTCTCACATGATCTCCAGATTTTTTTAAAAGATCATTCTCTTTCCGATTTAATTGCAATTCTACAATTTTTTCTATTCCAGATTTTCCTATAATAGATGGGACTCCTAAATATATATTTTTTAATCCATATTGTCCTCTTAAAAAAACAGAACATGGAAAAATACGCTTAGTATCTTTCAAAATCGCCTCCACTATTTTTATTATAGATGCACTGGGCGCCATCCAAGCAGATGTTTCTAACAAATCTACTATTTCTTCTCCTCCTTTTTTTGTTTTTTCAATAATTGCATCATTTTCTTCTTCTGACAAAAATTCTTTAATAGGAATCCCTGATACAGATGTATATCTATATAAAGGGACCATAGTATCTCCATGTCCTCCTAACAATAAAGATTGTATATCAATAGGGGAAATATTTAGTTTTTTTGATAAGAAAAAGCGATATCTGGTAGAATCCAATATTCCAGCCATACCAATGATCCGAGAAGGATCTATCTTTGCCGTTATATAACTTACATATGCCATAACATCTAATGGATTGGATACTACGATGAATTTAGCTTTTGGAGAGAAAAAAACAGATTTTTTAGTTACAGAACGAATAATTTCTGCATTAGTCTGAACAAGATCATCTCTACTCATACCAGGTTTTCTAGGAATTCCACAAGTAATAATGATAATTTCTGAATTTTTTGATTTAGAATAATCATTAGTTATTCCAATAACTTCAGTATTGGATTCCATCAAAGGAAGCATTTGAGATATATCTAAGCTTTTTCCTTCTGAAAGTTTTTCTCTAATATCTAATAAAACAATTTTTCGGACTATATTTTTTTGAGCTAATAAACTAGCACAAGAAGCCCCAACATTTCCTGCTCCAATAATAGTTACTTTCATTTTATTTTTTTTTAATGATAAGCTTATTTTTTATCTAAATTTGTAATTTATAAAGATAAACACAATTTTTCTATATAATAATATTATGAAAGAGGATTACGTGAGAAGAAAAAAATTCTATTATAGACATATAGGACCGTCTTGTCGTGAAATTGATAATATGTTGAAAAAATTACAATGTTCTTCTATTAAGTATTTTGTAAATAAAACGGTTCCCAAAGAAATACGTTTAAAAAGAAAATTAAATCTTCCCAACTCTATTTCTGAATATAAATATTTAAATCACATTAACAGAATAGGTAAAAAAAATAAAATTTATCGTTCTTATATAGGATTAGGATATAAAAATACTATAACTCCAAGTGTAATTCAAAGAAATATTTTAGAAAATCCGAGTTGGTACACCCCATACACTCCTTATCAATCAGAAATATCTCAAGGACGTTTAGAAGCTTTAATTAATTTTCAAACTATGGTTTCAGATTTAACCGGAATGAAAATCAGTAATGCTTCCATGTTAGATGAATCTACAGCTGCAGCTGATGCTATGTTCATGATTTTTCAAGAAAAAATAAGAAAGAAACAAATAGATAATAGCTATTCTTTTTTTATTTCAGATGAAATATTTCCACAAACTTTTGCTGTTTTAAAAACAAGATGTTTTGGATTGGGCATACATATCATCCATGATACTCATAAAAATTTAAAAAATAAATATAATAATAAAAAAATATTTGGATTAATAATATCTTATCCTTCTAGTCTAGGAGAAATATATGATTATCGGGAAACAGTTGAATATGCAAAACGTCACAATATATCAATAATAGTTTCTACAGATCTTTTATCTTTATCTCTGTTAAAACCTCCTGGAGAATGGGGGGCTGATGTAGTTATAGGTTCCAGTCAATCTTTTGGAATTCCTATGGGATATGGAGGGCCTCATGCTGCTTTTTTTTCTACTCATGAACAGTATAAACGTTTTCTTCCTGGAAGAATTATCGGAATATCTGTAGATAAAACAAATAAAAAAGCTTTTCGTATGGCTTTACAAACAAGAGAGCAACATATTAAAAGAGAAAGAGCGACTTCTAACATTTGTACATCACAAGTACTTCCTGCTGTAATGGCTTCTATGTATGCTCTATATCATGGAAAAAAAGGATTAATAGAAATAGCAAAATCTATTCATGAGTATGCTAAAAAATTGGAATTTTTATTGATTAATAATATCAGTCATATTTTTCAAGTGAATGCTTTTTATTTTGATACTCTTAGAATTAAAACAGATTACATAAATACACTAAAAAAAGTGGCAGAACGTAAAAAAACTAATTTTAGATATGTAGATAAAAATCATTTAACTATTACTTTAGATGAAACAACTTGTCAAAAAGATATAAATCATATTCTATCTATTTTTCATGAATCACATAATCAAGATA
This genomic window contains:
- a CDS encoding thiamine diphosphokinase produces the protein MNHRFHGPEVGLFLNGEIPPFSGKKFPSYKKIFAADGAFYYLNAFGISVDYIIGDFDSISKKDIPTIETHLLNTYDQKYTDFDKALNIIYHKGFFNINVWGASGMEQDHFLGNLSTALKYKKKLSIIFHDKYHCYFFSDKKISFHQKKNKKVSLFPFPKVEGLSTCGLKYSIEKGSLKIGKNIGIRNEAFNQKIEINYKKGELLIFIEK
- the mdh gene encoding malate dehydrogenase, whose amino-acid sequence is MKVTIIGAGNVGASCASLLAQKNIVRKIVLLDIREKLSEGKSLDISQMLPLMESNTEVIGITNDYSKSKNSEIIIITCGIPRKPGMSRDDLVQTNAEIIRSVTKKSVFFSPKAKFIVVSNPLDVMAYVSYITAKIDPSRIIGMAGILDSTRYRFFLSKKLNISPIDIQSLLLGGHGDTMVPLYRYTSVSGIPIKEFLSEEENDAIIEKTKKGGEEIVDLLETSAWMAPSASIIKIVEAILKDTKRIFPCSVFLRGQYGLKNIYLGVPSIIGKSGIEKIVELQLNRKENDLLKKSGDHVRNMINKLKNFNN